In Ferviditalea candida, the genomic stretch CTCGAGTTCCACATATGGCTTATCCTTAAAGCACTTTTCCAATTGTTCTTTCGATAAAGACATAATTTTCACCCACCTTGAAAATATTAAACCATATTGATTGATAAAATAAGGCGAATCCCTAGAAATATCTGCGATCTGTTAGCTCTATGGTCTGTTAGCTGTGCAGCCAGCTTATGGTTGCTTACCTTTTCTTTTTCTTGGCCTTCAGCAAACGGTTGAAGGCCTGGACGTTCGCAGCAGAATGCGACGGCTCAGCCTTGGGGGAGCCTGCCTTGGGACCGTCCGTCTTGGGCTTGGGTTGCGCCTGCGGAGGCGGTGAAACTTGCTTTTCCTTTACAGGCACAGCACTCTCGGGAGCGGCATTATTCCGTCTTGGTGCAACTTCCCCCGGAACCGCATTCTGTCTTGGCTCAGCTTTCCCGGAAAACGCATATTTTCGCCCCGGCGCAACTTCCCCGGACATCTCCTTTTTCAAATCCGGCCCCACGCCCTTCTTCGCCTGAAGCTCGCCCAGCACCCTGCTTCTTGCTTCGGAAACCGCGGGAGCGGAACGGCGCGTGAACCAACGCTCCCTCCATCGCTGCACCAGAGCGGAGGAGAGCTGGACACGCCGCGCCGCGATATCCAGCGGCCAAAGAATCGCGGCAAGCATCAGCAGGAGGTCGCCGATCTGCTGCTCCTCCCATTTGCCGGGCAGCCCGCCGCCGAAAGCGCCAGACGGCTCCGAAATCAATTGTCCGCCGCCGGCTGCGGCCAGCTGCCGCAGGAAGGACTCGCCGTTTTGCCTGAGCCCGTATTCCGGAGAATAGGAAATCGAAAGACCCGCAGTTTCGTTGGCAACAATCCGCTCGCCTTGTTTTTCCACGACTTGAATCATATACGTCCCCGGCTCACCGGCGGCAAACTCGCCTTGCAGCTTGCCCGGCGCCACCGGCTTCAGCGGGATGATCTCCCGGTTCAGCTCCTGATTTAACACGATCGCTTCCATTTGCTGCGGAATGGACAGTCCCGGGGGCAGAGTGACGGAAATGCGGCCTTTCATTCCATCCAGCTCGGTGTCGGTCTCCCAGCCGCCTTGACCAACCTGCGGAAACGTCCAGGAAATGATTTGATTCCACAGCCGCCCGTTGTTTCCCCAGGTCGCCCAAAGGGGGGACCATTTCCCTTCCAAATCGGAGGTCCAAGCGACAGCGCGGCCCAATCCGTACTGCCAACGAGCCAGGTATGGATCCTTGTCGGCGCTCACCAGCACCTTCTCCGTGGTCACCTTGGCTGTCGTTGCCATGTAAGCATGGATCGGCGGGAGATCCCCTCGCAAATAAGACCAGTCGCCGCCGCCGAAGCGCTGCGGGATTTGCGGTTTTTCCACGATAAAGGTGCGGCTGGCCAACGCCGTTTCCTTGCTGAAGATTTTGGGAATGCTGCCGGGATCGTTGGCCATGTAGTAGCGGCCGCTGCCCATCCGGGCGATTTCCTCCAGCAGCAGCGTATCCGCGTCATTTCCGACAGCCACGGTCGATACCGTGATCTTCTCTTCCTTCATTTGCCCCAACAGACCCCCGTAATCGTCCTGACGTCCGGATCGTCCGTCGGTCAGCAGGATGACGTGCTTTCGTTGGGTTTTCATCAGCTTGATATTTTCATAAGCCATTTGCAGGGACGGAAAAATATCGGTTCCGCCGTCTGCATAGATGCTGCCGATGTGGCTTTGGATGTCATCCAGATTTTTGACCGATTGCGGTTCCACCACCAGGAACGGAAAGCTGTCAAAGCCGACCACCGCCAGCTCGTCCTGATCGTTGAGCATTTCGGTTGCGCGGATCGCCGCTTCTTTGGCCAGCTCCATTTTGTTCGGACCGCCCATTCCGGAAGACATGCTGCCGGACTTGTCAATGACGAGAACCAAGCCCAATGACGGCAGCTCCTCTTTCCCGCGCAGATCCATATAGACGGGCAGAGCCTCTTCAATCGGGGTTTTAAACCAGCCGCCCATCCCGAAGCTGTCCGGCCCCCCCGTCATCACAAGCCCGAGGCCGAGGTCGCGGACTGCGGCGCGCATTCGCTCCATATCGCGGTCGCTGACCTGCGTGGCCTGAAGATCGGCGAGAACGATGCCCGCGTATTGCTTGTAATCATCGAGCTCCTTCGGCAGCAGCGACGGGTTCAGCACGTCCACGGCAATCTCCCCCGCTTCCAACGCCCTCACAAGATTGCCCGCCGCTCCCGGATGCCCCTCGAGCACCAGCACCTTGGGCGTTCCATTCACTTGCGTAAAAGCATACGCCTGATTGTTCACCCGAATCGTGTCTTTGTCCGCCTTCAGCTCCACCCGATAGCGATGGAAGCCCTCCCGATCGGATTTCCCTTGAAAAACGAAGCGGTTTTGGCCCTTTTCGATTTGTACGGCCTGCTCGCTTATTTTTTCATTGCCCTCATATAAAATCAGCGTCCCGCGGGTTGCCGCCGTGCCTTCCACCGTCACCTTGATCGGGAATTCTTCGCCCAAAAAGAGGCGGTCCGGCACCTGGAGAGACGCCAGCACGGCTTCATCGCCTTCAGGCTGCTGAAGCGGCAGGGCATCGACGATGATTCCGCGCTCTTGAGCCAATTTGGCCTCAACCAGCGCGTCCCCGTGCGTCTGTAGGCCGTCGCTGATCAGAACAATCTTCCCCCGTGCTTGACTGGGAATCATCCCGGCTGCCAGACGAATGCCTTCGGCCAGGTTCGTCGCATGCGGCTGCACCAATGCTCCCAACGGGGTCAGTTCCGCTTGCCCGGAGATCGGCTGCTCCACGACGGCCTGCCGTCCGACGGAGACGATCCCGTATTGATCCTGCGGGGCTTTCCCCTTCAGAGCCTCCTGCAGAAAAGGAACCACCCTTGCATCCTCCTTCATGGAGGCCGAGCGGTCCACAACAAACACGACTATCTCACTGCGAACAGGAAACAACAGATGGGTACCCGCCAAGGCCAAAATCAGCAGAAGAAAAAACAGCGCACGAATGCCCACAATGATATAACGCTTCCATCCGACGACCCGCTGCTGTGTTCTCCACCAATGGACAAGCAGCCCCGTCGCGGGCAGCAGCAATAAAAGGTATAATGGTTCCGTCCAGTCAATACCCACGCCGATACACCGCCCATTCCGCAAACGCCGTCAACAAGGCCGCAAGGACCAACCAGACGGC encodes the following:
- a CDS encoding VWA domain-containing protein, which translates into the protein MGIDWTEPLYLLLLLPATGLLVHWWRTQQRVVGWKRYIIVGIRALFFLLLILALAGTHLLFPVRSEIVVFVVDRSASMKEDARVVPFLQEALKGKAPQDQYGIVSVGRQAVVEQPISGQAELTPLGALVQPHATNLAEGIRLAAGMIPSQARGKIVLISDGLQTHGDALVEAKLAQERGIIVDALPLQQPEGDEAVLASLQVPDRLFLGEEFPIKVTVEGTAATRGTLILYEGNEKISEQAVQIEKGQNRFVFQGKSDREGFHRYRVELKADKDTIRVNNQAYAFTQVNGTPKVLVLEGHPGAAGNLVRALEAGEIAVDVLNPSLLPKELDDYKQYAGIVLADLQATQVSDRDMERMRAAVRDLGLGLVMTGGPDSFGMGGWFKTPIEEALPVYMDLRGKEELPSLGLVLVIDKSGSMSSGMGGPNKMELAKEAAIRATEMLNDQDELAVVGFDSFPFLVVEPQSVKNLDDIQSHIGSIYADGGTDIFPSLQMAYENIKLMKTQRKHVILLTDGRSGRQDDYGGLLGQMKEEKITVSTVAVGNDADTLLLEEIARMGSGRYYMANDPGSIPKIFSKETALASRTFIVEKPQIPQRFGGGDWSYLRGDLPPIHAYMATTAKVTTEKVLVSADKDPYLARWQYGLGRAVAWTSDLEGKWSPLWATWGNNGRLWNQIISWTFPQVGQGGWETDTELDGMKGRISVTLPPGLSIPQQMEAIVLNQELNREIIPLKPVAPGKLQGEFAAGEPGTYMIQVVEKQGERIVANETAGLSISYSPEYGLRQNGESFLRQLAAAGGGQLISEPSGAFGGGLPGKWEEQQIGDLLLMLAAILWPLDIAARRVQLSSALVQRWRERWFTRRSAPAVSEARSRVLGELQAKKGVGPDLKKEMSGEVAPGRKYAFSGKAEPRQNAVPGEVAPRRNNAAPESAVPVKEKQVSPPPQAQPKPKTDGPKAGSPKAEPSHSAANVQAFNRLLKAKKKKR